A region of Bombilactobacillus folatiphilus DNA encodes the following proteins:
- a CDS encoding SLC13 family permease — MVVLKNILLDKMLWIAAGAAVISTFVSKPQLSDINFQTIFSLMSMMILVQILENIGLLQFVSTRLTAKAHNTCQLMTALVLLAFFGSMFITNDVAILILAPLFFKIASEIPLSRALTMTMITIAANLGSSFTPFGNPHNLFLLSHFNLNALTFFKMSTPLMLIELVLLILTTNLLAKPKPINIKVTPFEINLGSLIVALFLTIFIFLGIFKIVPIWWTTVAAAILACIIDPHILKKVDYTTLLVFVCFFIAVGNISRFPAVANLISRLVAKPISTYLTSIGFCQLISNVPTTILVAKFTKHFYALFLGSNIGGLGTLVASMANLLAYKQYVFFTRKKEALHFIKISFQVNLLLLVILGCIGLVLVKLV, encoded by the coding sequence ATGGTCGTTCTCAAAAATATTTTGCTGGATAAAATGCTCTGGATTGCGGCGGGAGCGGCTGTTATTTCAACTTTTGTCAGCAAACCGCAATTATCAGATATTAATTTTCAGACCATTTTTTCATTAATGTCAATGATGATCTTAGTCCAAATCCTAGAAAACATTGGTTTACTGCAATTTGTTTCAACCAGATTAACTGCCAAAGCACATAATACTTGCCAATTAATGACTGCTTTAGTCCTATTGGCTTTTTTTGGCTCCATGTTCATCACTAACGATGTGGCCATCTTGATTTTGGCACCCCTCTTTTTCAAAATTGCTTCTGAAATTCCGTTGAGTCGTGCTTTAACGATGACCATGATTACCATTGCAGCCAATCTGGGCAGTTCATTTACGCCATTTGGTAATCCACACAATTTATTTTTACTTTCACATTTTAATTTAAACGCGTTGACTTTCTTTAAGATGTCCACGCCCCTAATGCTGATCGAACTCGTTTTATTAATCTTAACCACGAACTTGTTAGCGAAACCTAAGCCGATTAATATCAAAGTCACACCCTTTGAAATTAATTTAGGCAGTTTAATCGTTGCACTTTTTTTAACGATATTTATTTTTCTAGGTATTTTCAAAATCGTACCTATTTGGTGGACCACCGTAGCTGCTGCAATCTTGGCTTGCATTATTGACCCGCATATCTTGAAAAAAGTTGACTACACTACTTTGTTGGTCTTTGTTTGCTTCTTCATTGCCGTTGGAAATATCAGCCGTTTTCCCGCCGTTGCTAATTTGATTAGTCGGTTAGTTGCTAAGCCAATTTCCACATATCTGACCTCAATCGGCTTCTGTCAACTAATCAGTAACGTTCCGACTACGATTCTGGTCGCCAAATTTACCAAACACTTTTATGCGCTATTCCTTGGTTCAAATATTGGTGGTTTAGGCACCCTTGTTGCTTCTATGGCCAATCTTTTAGCTTATAAACAATATGTCTTTTTCACACGAAAAAAAGAAGCTTTGCATTTTATCAAAATTTCCTTTCAAGTAAATCTTTTATTATTAGTCATTTTAGGCTGCATCGGATTAGTCCTAGTTAAATTAGTATAA
- a CDS encoding DUF3284 domain-containing protein: MEMKLDFEVPAPYLFEQLTNSILYDIEQQTGRKLRPRQLPNFQFEKTFRNQAHGQFKITDYRVPEIYAYQLRTSKNCYRVSYQLVSLSQTGVQLVYQETMDANSKTIAANNRLTQLIFGWQRKRRMRKMRDQIVQQYQQTKQ; encoded by the coding sequence ATGGAAATGAAGCTTGATTTTGAAGTGCCAGCGCCATATTTATTTGAGCAGCTGACTAATTCAATTTTATATGATATTGAGCAGCAAACTGGTCGCAAACTTCGACCACGGCAACTACCTAACTTCCAATTTGAAAAAACGTTTCGGAATCAGGCACATGGTCAATTTAAAATTACAGATTATCGAGTGCCTGAAATTTATGCTTATCAATTGCGAACATCTAAGAATTGTTATCGGGTGAGTTATCAACTAGTTTCTTTAAGTCAGACGGGTGTTCAGTTAGTTTATCAAGAAACAATGGATGCTAATTCGAAAACAATTGCGGCTAATAATCGTTTAACACAGTTAATTTTTGGCTGGCAACGCAAACGGCGCATGCGTAAGATGCGTGACCAAATTGTTCAACAATATCAGCAAACAAAACAATAA
- a CDS encoding PTS sugar transporter subunit IIC: MDALVKWLNKYLVPVAAKIGSVRWLVALRDAFVAIMPATMAGAVATILNVFVRDIPTQMHLTSFVKAMEPIIGINTQVWTGSLAILGLIFAFTFGYELAVQYKVEPITGGIVTLGTFLMCLPQTFTLPLKKALSSVDVKTIVQAGGSVKNNTISGPGFFNFNAYFGSTGFFTVMIMGGLAAAIYIWLMKKNITIKLPDSVPPAIAAAFTGIIPATAALYVSGILSYLVTKLGSLTIIEIISKSIQEPLLNLSQGYGAVLLMTLLVQIFWFFGLHGTNVLGPVLDSIWFTAQVANINAFAQHKALPYFWTRNSFDLYAWIGGAGSTLLLLIAILIFSKRDDQRAVAKMAIAPGFFNVNEPVMFGLPVVLDPIYFIPFVLAPVVMVSIAYFALSQGWVAPIKAQIVWSMPPIINSLVATLDWRAPVLQIVNALIGFVIYVPFVKAANKVKPKDQN; the protein is encoded by the coding sequence ATGGATGCACTTGTGAAATGGTTAAACAAGTATTTAGTTCCAGTCGCCGCAAAAATTGGTTCTGTGCGCTGGTTGGTAGCTTTGCGTGATGCCTTTGTTGCAATTATGCCGGCCACAATGGCAGGCGCGGTTGCAACAATTTTGAATGTTTTTGTACGCGATATTCCGACGCAGATGCATTTAACCAGTTTTGTCAAAGCAATGGAACCCATCATTGGGATTAATACTCAGGTTTGGACAGGTTCCTTAGCAATTTTAGGTTTGATTTTTGCGTTTACCTTTGGTTATGAATTGGCAGTTCAGTATAAAGTTGAACCGATTACTGGGGGCATTGTTACCTTGGGAACCTTTCTCATGTGCTTGCCACAGACGTTCACTTTGCCCTTGAAGAAGGCGTTGAGTTCAGTCGATGTCAAAACGATTGTGCAGGCCGGCGGTAGTGTCAAAAACAACACAATCAGTGGTCCCGGTTTCTTCAACTTCAATGCTTACTTTGGTTCCACAGGCTTTTTCACCGTAATGATTATGGGTGGTTTAGCGGCCGCAATCTATATTTGGCTCATGAAAAAAAATATTACGATTAAATTGCCAGACTCTGTGCCGCCAGCAATTGCAGCTGCCTTTACAGGTATTATTCCCGCAACGGCGGCTTTATATGTATCTGGCATTTTGAGTTATTTAGTAACAAAATTAGGTTCGTTAACAATTATTGAAATTATTTCTAAGTCGATCCAAGAGCCGTTATTGAATTTGTCACAGGGCTATGGTGCCGTCTTGTTGATGACACTTTTGGTACAAATTTTCTGGTTCTTTGGCTTGCATGGCACGAACGTGTTGGGACCGGTTTTGGATTCGATTTGGTTTACGGCACAAGTCGCCAATATCAATGCTTTTGCCCAACATAAAGCCTTGCCTTATTTTTGGACACGAAATTCATTTGATCTGTATGCTTGGATTGGTGGCGCAGGTTCCACCTTGTTATTGTTAATTGCAATTTTGATTTTTAGTAAACGTGATGATCAGCGCGCAGTTGCTAAAATGGCGATTGCTCCGGGCTTCTTTAACGTTAATGAACCAGTGATGTTTGGTTTGCCTGTGGTTTTAGATCCGATTTACTTTATTCCATTTGTTTTGGCGCCAGTGGTTATGGTTTCCATCGCTTACTTTGCATTGTCGCAAGGTTGGGTGGCTCCGATTAAAGCACAGATTGTCTGGTCCATGCCACCAATTATTAATTCTTTAGTCGCCACTCTAGATTGGCGGGCACCGGTATTGCAGATTGTCAATGCTTTGATTGGCTTTGTGATCTATGTGCCATTCGTCAAAGCGGCTAATAAGGTTAAACCTAAGGATCAAAATTAA
- a CDS encoding RluA family pseudouridine synthase, which yields MTITFINHEQAMTIKKFLQKQGISHRLYQKLKILPQNFLVGQTRAAGNAILPHNAQVQLQLPPEADDPKVLTSYQPLTVIYEDDNWLVVDKPIQLSSVPGPSNRQDTLVNRIKGHLKQQHAQGLVPHLITRLDFDTQGLVLVAKNLLANSLANQQVMKHQLVKFYYARVAGTLKQDHDVINAPIGPVAGQIARHVRPDGQSAQTEYWVLERSVNQTLVKVQLHTGRTHQIRVHFASLGHPLLGDQLYGGPQNVGFSHQALQAYYLAFYDSLTHQWRHFEIPNRLILNNYG from the coding sequence TTGACAATTACATTTATAAATCATGAGCAAGCCATGACGATCAAGAAGTTTTTACAAAAGCAGGGGATTAGTCATCGTTTGTATCAAAAATTAAAAATTTTACCGCAAAATTTCTTGGTTGGGCAAACAAGAGCTGCGGGCAACGCCATTTTGCCACATAATGCTCAAGTGCAGTTGCAGTTGCCGCCAGAAGCTGATGACCCCAAGGTTTTGACTAGTTACCAACCATTGACGGTTATTTATGAAGATGACAATTGGTTGGTCGTCGATAAGCCTATTCAGCTTAGTTCGGTTCCAGGTCCCAGTAATCGTCAGGATACTTTGGTGAATCGAATTAAGGGGCATTTGAAACAACAGCATGCTCAAGGTTTAGTGCCGCATTTGATTACACGTTTAGATTTTGATACACAAGGTTTAGTTTTGGTTGCCAAAAATTTGTTAGCTAATAGCCTGGCTAATCAGCAAGTCATGAAACATCAATTAGTCAAATTTTATTATGCACGGGTTGCGGGAACGCTGAAGCAAGATCATGATGTCATTAACGCACCAATTGGTCCAGTTGCCGGCCAAATTGCGCGTCATGTACGACCGGATGGGCAGTCGGCGCAAACGGAATATTGGGTTTTAGAGCGATCGGTCAATCAAACTTTGGTCAAAGTGCAACTGCATACAGGACGAACGCATCAAATTCGCGTGCATTTTGCTTCTTTAGGTCATCCTTTGTTGGGCGATCAATTGTATGGAGGACCGCAAAATGTTGGTTTTTCCCACCAAGCTTTGCAGGCTTATTACCTGGCGTTTTATGATTCCTTGACCCATCAGTGGCGTCATTTTGAAATTCCCAATCGGTTAATTTTAAATAATTATGGATAA
- a CDS encoding nucleoside 2-deoxyribosyltransferase has protein sequence MSKNIYLAGGFFNPKQIDLLDRIEAVLKQNPTVSYLHSPRDHQYKDVSIDNDPDGIFGGYEWANETYKNDITAMNLADLAVVSWDNVNPDTGTAWEMGYMLASNKPVILVCEDDVQKEGLNLMLVEGIKAYLTNVDDLKTYDLDLLPTILYQGEII, from the coding sequence ATGTCAAAAAATATTTATCTTGCTGGAGGATTCTTTAATCCTAAACAAATTGATCTACTCGACCGAATTGAGGCTGTATTAAAGCAGAATCCTACCGTGAGTTATTTGCACAGCCCTCGCGATCATCAATACAAAGATGTCAGCATTGACAACGATCCAGATGGAATTTTTGGCGGTTATGAATGGGCAAATGAAACTTACAAAAATGATATTACCGCAATGAACTTAGCCGACTTAGCCGTTGTTTCTTGGGATAATGTCAATCCAGACACCGGGACAGCTTGGGAAATGGGCTATATGTTAGCCAGCAATAAACCCGTTATTTTGGTTTGCGAAGATGATGTCCAAAAAGAAGGGCTCAACTTGATGTTAGTCGAAGGCATCAAAGCTTATTTAACCAATGTTGACGATCTCAAAACTTACGATTTAGATCTCTTACCAACAATTTTATATCAGGGTGAAATCATTTAA
- a CDS encoding aldo/keto reductase — MNRIPDLKLNNHETIPQLGMGVFQMKDKQAFMDAVNWALEIGYRHFDTAAIYGNEKWLGEALEKSGIDRSEFFITSKLWPGNFDDPIQAYHDSCARLQLDYLDLYLIHWPSPGYDKAWQALEKLYAHQEVKTIGVSNFLETHLERIFQTGQVVPAVDQIELHPYFQRPELVDYLNDHQIKVEAWGPLGQGKTGVFDEPLLKQLATKYNKSVAQIILRWHLQEGHIIFPKSIHQQRLQDNFNLFDFHLRNEEIEQIENLDQDQPNGSTSTNQNFLNGLLETKPQN; from the coding sequence ATGAATCGAATTCCTGATCTAAAACTCAATAATCACGAAACCATTCCTCAGTTGGGAATGGGCGTTTTTCAAATGAAAGACAAGCAAGCTTTCATGGATGCCGTCAATTGGGCCTTAGAGATTGGTTATCGTCATTTTGATACTGCCGCTATTTATGGCAATGAAAAATGGCTCGGTGAAGCTTTGGAAAAATCTGGGATTGATCGTTCTGAATTTTTTATTACTTCAAAACTTTGGCCGGGTAATTTTGATGATCCAATTCAAGCATATCACGATTCTTGTGCACGCTTGCAGTTAGACTATTTGGATTTATATCTGATTCACTGGCCTTCTCCTGGTTACGACAAAGCTTGGCAAGCTTTGGAAAAATTATATGCTCATCAAGAAGTCAAAACGATTGGTGTTTCCAACTTTTTAGAAACCCACTTAGAACGCATTTTTCAGACTGGTCAAGTTGTGCCGGCTGTGGATCAAATTGAACTGCATCCTTACTTTCAGCGACCAGAGTTGGTGGATTATCTTAATGATCATCAAATCAAAGTTGAAGCTTGGGGGCCATTGGGACAAGGCAAAACTGGTGTTTTTGATGAACCGCTTTTGAAGCAATTAGCTACCAAATATAATAAGAGTGTCGCCCAAATTATCTTACGTTGGCACTTGCAAGAAGGACACATTATCTTCCCGAAATCAATTCATCAACAACGTCTGCAAGACAATTTTAATTTGTTCGACTTTCATCTCCGCAATGAAGAAATAGAACAGATTGAAAATTTGGATCAAGATCAACCCAACGGTTCAACTTCCACAAATCAGAACTTCTTAAACGGTTTGCTAGAAACGAAACCGCAAAATTAA
- the asnB gene encoding asparagine synthase (glutamine-hydrolyzing): protein MCGIIAFSDPSIADKNETIQAMMKMIEHRGPNVKGSGFYTNDQVALGFRRLSIIDLQSGKQPIYNEDNSILITFNGEIYNYQSLREELINLGHTFTTETDTEVLLHGYEEWGMDGTLQRIRGMFAYLIWDENKQTLYGARDFFGIKPLYYYQNGETFIVGSEIKSFLKHPNFKKELNQKALKPFLMNQYNDLDETFFKNVYRFPAGHWFELHGQDFQMHKYWDAEYNVNYQRSAQDTINEIDRTVVDSVKMHNIADVPVGSFLSEGVDSSYVTSVLHPQEVFSVNFDNGPYDEASVAKELADEEGLHFNQVTVDGDEAFRDFAEMQYHLDEPDSNPSVIPLWYLCRLARKKVTVALSGEGADELFAGYVNYGMHSHNTIIKIFGIGLHKLPQGLRYHLAKGIKKAPDFPGKVHLYCQTAQPSDYYVGESLIFDLKQPTIFTSKQANSILQKNYQNDLTVNGIYQADFAKVKDAEEVKQMQYIDLHHFMLNDILQKADKISMAHSLELRVPFLDRQVAELANSIPSKMLINHHDTKYIFRKAANHHLPEDWAKRPKLGFPVPIKSWLHEEKYYQIVKNLFSQDWVAQFFDQDKILQLLQDNYEDKVDARRQIWNIYTFLTWYQLYFIDFDQTVQQYNHLQPDVEKIYG, encoded by the coding sequence ATGTGCGGCATTATTGCTTTTAGTGACCCGTCTATCGCTGACAAAAATGAAACGATTCAAGCGATGATGAAAATGATTGAACATCGTGGTCCCAACGTCAAGGGCAGTGGCTTTTACACCAACGATCAAGTCGCCCTTGGTTTTCGCAGGCTGAGTATTATTGACCTTCAAAGTGGTAAGCAGCCCATTTATAACGAAGATAATTCTATTCTAATTACTTTTAATGGCGAGATTTATAACTATCAAAGTTTACGCGAAGAATTAATTAACCTTGGTCATACTTTTACGACCGAAACTGATACCGAAGTTCTGCTCCACGGTTACGAAGAATGGGGCATGGATGGCACTTTGCAACGGATTCGTGGCATGTTTGCTTACCTCATTTGGGATGAGAACAAACAAACACTTTATGGTGCACGCGACTTCTTTGGCATTAAGCCTCTATATTACTACCAAAATGGCGAAACTTTTATTGTTGGTTCTGAAATCAAGTCCTTTTTGAAGCATCCCAATTTCAAAAAAGAATTGAATCAAAAAGCTTTAAAACCATTTTTGATGAATCAATATAATGACTTAGACGAAACTTTCTTCAAAAATGTTTATCGTTTCCCCGCTGGTCATTGGTTTGAACTTCACGGACAAGATTTTCAAATGCATAAATACTGGGATGCTGAGTATAACGTCAATTACCAACGTTCCGCGCAAGATACAATTAACGAAATTGACCGTACCGTGGTTGATTCCGTTAAAATGCACAATATTGCAGATGTACCCGTGGGCAGTTTCCTCTCAGAAGGCGTGGATTCCAGTTATGTGACTTCCGTCTTGCATCCACAGGAAGTTTTCAGTGTGAATTTTGATAACGGTCCTTATGATGAAGCCAGTGTGGCCAAAGAATTAGCTGATGAAGAAGGCTTACACTTTAATCAGGTAACGGTTGACGGTGATGAGGCCTTCCGAGATTTTGCCGAAATGCAATACCACCTGGACGAGCCTGATAGCAATCCATCAGTGATTCCGTTATGGTATTTGTGTCGCTTGGCTCGAAAAAAAGTCACCGTGGCTCTATCTGGTGAAGGTGCCGATGAATTATTTGCTGGCTATGTCAATTATGGAATGCATAGTCACAATACCATAATCAAAATTTTTGGTATTGGTTTGCATAAATTGCCACAAGGTTTACGCTATCATTTAGCCAAAGGCATCAAAAAAGCACCCGATTTTCCCGGTAAAGTTCATTTGTACTGTCAGACAGCGCAACCATCGGATTATTATGTCGGCGAATCATTAATTTTTGATTTAAAACAGCCGACTATCTTCACGTCCAAGCAAGCTAACAGCATCTTACAAAAAAATTATCAAAACGACTTAACGGTCAATGGCATCTATCAAGCAGATTTTGCAAAAGTCAAAGATGCCGAAGAAGTTAAGCAGATGCAATACATTGACTTGCATCACTTCATGTTGAACGATATTTTGCAAAAAGCCGACAAGATTTCGATGGCACATTCTTTAGAATTGCGAGTGCCATTTTTAGATCGTCAAGTTGCTGAACTAGCTAACAGCATTCCTTCTAAAATGTTGATTAATCATCACGATACCAAGTATATTTTTCGTAAAGCAGCCAACCATCATTTGCCCGAGGATTGGGCGAAGCGACCGAAGCTGGGCTTCCCAGTGCCAATTAAAAGTTGGTTACACGAAGAAAAGTATTACCAAATTGTTAAAAATTTGTTTTCCCAAGATTGGGTTGCACAATTTTTTGATCAAGATAAAATTTTACAATTATTGCAAGATAATTATGAAGATAAAGTGGACGCGCGACGCCAAATTTGGAACATTTATACATTCTTAACTTGGTATCAGTTATACTTTATTGATTTTGACCAAACCGTGCAGCAATACAATCATCTCCAACCAGATGTTGAAAAAATTTATGGTTAA
- a CDS encoding DHA2 family efflux MFS transporter permease subunit, which produces MQSEKKITGRFIGAIVAAGLLSFCGVVIETAMNITFPTLMKEFHIPTATVQWMTTIYLLVVACVVPLSAILKRNFKTKSLFVTANLFFIIGVVLDASAPVFWLLLLGRMIQGIGTGIALPLMFNIILEESPRQKIGVMMGIGSLITAVAPAVGPTFGGIVVNALGWRYIFWLLVPVLLLSLLLGLSCIQQISQVEKTAFNWMGLLAIIIFFVGLILGFSNLGNHSLWSWSVGGAWLLACVGLILLVWNYRRVSNPILNLSLLKNRSFTGQIVSFFLIQVSSLGVSFLLPNYIQLVNQQTATIAGLLVLPGAALGAILSPVGGQLLDRLGARIPILTGTILLTLSLLSFSLLTAQLHSGLIVGLYLLYMGGVGICFGNVMTSSLQQLNQQQQADGNAFLNTLQQLAGAVGTSLVAAIVAQSQGQGHVSPMHATTIGTQHAFWILAILIILVLVLLFKSVPHQTK; this is translated from the coding sequence ATGCAATCTGAAAAGAAAATTACAGGACGGTTTATTGGGGCGATTGTCGCCGCTGGTTTATTGTCATTTTGTGGCGTGGTTATTGAAACTGCGATGAATATTACTTTTCCCACTTTGATGAAAGAATTTCACATACCAACCGCAACCGTACAATGGATGACCACAATTTATTTATTAGTCGTCGCTTGTGTGGTGCCGTTGTCGGCGATTTTGAAACGCAATTTTAAAACAAAGTCGTTATTTGTCACGGCGAATTTGTTCTTTATTATTGGTGTAGTCTTAGATGCAAGTGCGCCAGTATTTTGGTTGTTACTGCTGGGACGCATGATCCAAGGAATTGGCACGGGGATTGCGTTACCGTTAATGTTCAACATTATTTTGGAAGAGTCACCTCGGCAAAAAATTGGCGTGATGATGGGAATTGGTTCGCTGATCACAGCTGTTGCGCCAGCAGTGGGCCCGACTTTTGGTGGCATTGTGGTGAATGCGCTTGGTTGGCGTTATATATTTTGGTTATTGGTTCCCGTTTTATTGCTGTCATTGCTCTTAGGTTTGAGTTGCATTCAACAAATCAGTCAGGTTGAAAAGACGGCCTTTAATTGGATGGGTTTGCTAGCGATTATTATCTTTTTTGTTGGCTTGATTCTCGGTTTTAGCAACTTGGGAAATCATAGTCTATGGAGTTGGTCAGTTGGCGGGGCTTGGTTGTTAGCCTGTGTTGGCTTAATTCTATTAGTTTGGAATTATCGCCGCGTCTCTAATCCCATTTTAAATTTGAGTTTACTCAAAAATCGTTCCTTTACCGGTCAAATTGTCAGCTTTTTCTTGATTCAAGTTTCCAGTTTAGGTGTTTCGTTCCTTTTACCAAATTATATTCAATTAGTGAATCAGCAAACAGCGACAATTGCAGGTTTGTTAGTATTGCCAGGGGCAGCATTGGGTGCAATTTTGTCGCCAGTTGGCGGTCAATTATTGGATCGCTTGGGCGCGCGCATTCCGATTTTAACTGGAACAATTTTATTAACCTTGAGTTTGCTAAGTTTTAGTCTGTTGACCGCTCAGTTGCATTCGGGACTCATCGTTGGTTTGTATTTACTCTACATGGGCGGCGTCGGAATTTGTTTTGGCAATGTGATGACGAGCTCGTTGCAGCAATTAAATCAGCAACAACAGGCTGATGGCAATGCCTTTTTGAATACTTTGCAACAGCTGGCTGGAGCAGTAGGGACGTCCTTGGTAGCAGCAATTGTGGCTCAAAGCCAGGGGCAAGGCCACGTTAGCCCAATGCACGCCACGACAATCGGGACACAACATGCCTTTTGGATTTTAGCGATTTTGATTATCCTAGTGCTTGTTTTGTTATTTAAATCAGTTCCTCATCAAACAAAATAA
- a CDS encoding MarR family winged helix-turn-helix transcriptional regulator, which produces MKQDTARHLKIAARNLTHNFDLFAQHYQLTGAQMSFIDYLNDHCDTEVLQRDLEQEFNIQRSTATLILQRMEKKSLVKRQPAKQDARQRAVSLTDQSQAIVTVVQNYMQQQQQKLEYNFSTAEIAIFEKILRYYQQQEN; this is translated from the coding sequence ATGAAACAAGATACTGCGCGTCATTTGAAAATTGCGGCTCGTAATTTGACCCATAACTTTGATTTGTTTGCTCAACATTATCAACTAACGGGTGCGCAAATGTCTTTTATTGATTATTTAAATGATCATTGTGATACGGAAGTTTTGCAACGCGATTTGGAACAAGAATTTAATATTCAGCGTTCCACAGCAACTTTGATTTTGCAAAGAATGGAAAAAAAGTCGCTGGTTAAGCGGCAACCCGCAAAACAAGATGCACGGCAACGAGCAGTGAGTTTAACTGATCAAAGTCAAGCAATCGTAACGGTTGTCCAAAATTATATGCAGCAACAGCAACAAAAATTAGAATATAACTTTAGTACAGCAGAAATTGCCATTTTTGAAAAAATTTTACGTTATTATCAACAACAGGAGAATTAA
- a CDS encoding cytosine permease: protein MSNWDLFATWIGANANNGTWYVGGVIAACGFVTSSTLLVIVGLLSYVFLALVSISGYETGLNTMSLMRGSFGVKGSIVPSLINIVQFVGWAAVNTYIAAVSVSLVLREVFGWSAKNQTMDRIGLFAGIIIMSILHLISISLGEKSVKWIERIGIVLVTIFVLWESVIVLKMVPLHQIMTWQPPKHLHLPAGMAVDTLAAFNLAWVTAAADFSRFAKKKSGATIWSFIGANLGLIWFALMGIIATIATAITLQKFDPNNSDPSTIAAKLGLGALALIVIMLTSTTANAVNLMAAGSAATNIFKKLKLKPALWIVTLIATLVTFIPAYVATFLETFELFLDGVGMFLGPEIAIFLIDYFVLKKRNYQIDAFDQPQGPYWYVHGFNLVAITSWALGVVLYFLLRQLPVINQTLGATFPAMLVTAVLYWQWMLSFHKKQ from the coding sequence ATGTCGAATTGGGATCTATTTGCGACTTGGATTGGTGCCAATGCGAATAACGGGACGTGGTATGTTGGCGGCGTAATAGCAGCTTGTGGTTTTGTTACCTCTTCGACCTTACTAGTGATTGTTGGTCTTTTATCGTACGTTTTTTTGGCTTTAGTTTCCATTTCTGGTTATGAAACGGGCTTGAATACGATGTCGTTGATGCGCGGTTCCTTTGGGGTCAAAGGTTCTATTGTCCCATCGTTAATCAATATAGTGCAATTTGTTGGTTGGGCAGCAGTGAATACGTATATTGCGGCCGTGTCAGTGAGTTTGGTTTTACGCGAGGTCTTTGGTTGGTCAGCAAAGAATCAAACGATGGATCGCATCGGCTTATTTGCTGGTATTATCATTATGTCGATTCTGCATTTAATCAGTATTTCTTTAGGTGAAAAATCAGTCAAGTGGATTGAACGTATTGGCATTGTTTTAGTAACTATTTTTGTACTTTGGGAATCCGTGATTGTGCTCAAAATGGTGCCTTTACATCAGATTATGACTTGGCAGCCACCCAAGCATTTACATTTGCCCGCGGGAATGGCAGTGGATACCTTGGCTGCCTTTAACTTGGCGTGGGTGACGGCGGCCGCCGATTTTAGTCGCTTTGCGAAGAAAAAATCAGGTGCTACGATTTGGTCGTTTATCGGCGCTAATTTAGGCTTAATCTGGTTTGCACTGATGGGAATCATTGCGACGATTGCCACGGCGATTACATTGCAAAAATTTGATCCGAATAATTCTGATCCCAGTACGATTGCAGCCAAATTAGGCTTGGGGGCATTAGCGTTAATTGTCATTATGTTAACAAGCACGACGGCGAATGCAGTGAATTTGATGGCGGCGGGTTCGGCAGCGACGAATATTTTTAAGAAGCTGAAGCTAAAACCGGCGCTATGGATCGTAACGTTGATTGCAACTTTAGTGACTTTTATTCCAGCTTACGTAGCCACTTTCTTAGAGACTTTTGAACTGTTTTTGGACGGTGTCGGAATGTTTTTGGGACCAGAAATTGCAATCTTTTTGATTGATTATTTTGTCTTGAAAAAAAGAAACTATCAAATAGATGCGTTTGATCAGCCGCAAGGACCTTATTGGTATGTCCATGGTTTTAATTTGGTGGCAATCACTTCGTGGGCTCTTGGCGTGGTGCTTTATTTCTTATTACGTCAGTTACCGGTGATTAATCAGACGTTGGGCGCGACTTTTCCAGCGATGCTTGTGACCGCCGTGCTTTATTGGCAGTGGATGCTTAGTTTTCACAAGAAACAATAG